One genomic segment of Primulina tabacum isolate GXHZ01 chromosome 9, ASM2559414v2, whole genome shotgun sequence includes these proteins:
- the LOC142556352 gene encoding E3 ubiquitin-protein ligase RGLG2-like isoform X2 has product MMHIISLQSDSDAYSRKEAEFALSALMEIPSQYLATIELNILGHQAGNPPSRTVLPPPSHGRVSSSGSSFMPYGSSSFPHSTLFYSAHESPSSNMYDNKGCPICKSHSKDMAFGCGHQTCCDCGIGLVYCPICRSTITTRIKLYP; this is encoded by the exons ATGATGCATATCATTTCTCTACAATCAGATTCAG ATGCTTATTCAAGAAAAGAGGCGGAATTTGCCCTCTCAGCCCTGATGGAAATACCTTCTCAGTACCTTGCAACCATAGAACTCAACATACTCGG CCATCAGGCTGGGAATCCTCCAAGCAGAACTGTGCTTCCGCCACCTTCTCATGGCAGAGTTTCTTCCAGCGGCAGTTCATTTATGCCGTATGGTTCAAGCAGTTTTCCGCACAGTACTCTGTTTTATTCTGCCCATGAATCACCATCGAGCAATATGTATGACAACAAG GGTTGTCCAATTTGTAAGAGCCACTCAAAAGACATGGCTTTTGGCTGTGGACATCAG ACCTGTTGTGACTGTGGAATAGGCCTTGTTTATTGTCCGATATGCCGAAGCACGATCACGACAAGAATAAAATTGTATCCATAG
- the LOC142504529 gene encoding glycosyl hydrolase 5 family protein-like → MGRLRSNFHLYFLSPLLLIFLLITSVFTVSQPLSTDSRWIVDESGKRIKLACVNWPAHLEVVVAEGLSMKPLDAISAEILDMGFNCVRLTWPLFLFTNDTLASVTVKQSFKNLGLVESSAGFQANNPSLINLTLINAYQAVVASLARNDVMVILDNHISKPGWCCSNFDDNGFFGDKYFNPDTWIKGLTKVATTFNGTKNVVGMGLRNELRGPKQNINDWYRYMQKGAEVVHAANPNVLVILSGLKFDNDLSFLNSKPVNLSYSNKTVFELHWYSFTDGTAWQSGNPNRVCGQVVDETMKRATFLLEQGYPLFVSEFGVDMRGISVNDHRFLNCFVGWAAEFDVDWALWALTGSYYLREGVIGLDETYGVYNWNWCGARNTSILQKLSVLQSPFRGPGYSEARQHKILFHPMTGLCVRRILSLPKPLVLGSCSDASAWSYTPQKTLTIKGTYFCLQADQLGQPAKLGIICGSDSSKWEAISDSKMHLSTKLEDGTSVCLDIDSEKSIVTNSCKCLDNKNNTCDPGSQWFKIIDSTRRTNLGLRSEKCSQE, encoded by the exons ATGGGAAGGTTGAGATCCAATTTCCACCTATATTTTCTTTCTCCTCTACTATTAATCTTCTTATTAATCACCAGTGTTTTCACGGTGTCTCAGCCGCTCTCCACAGACTCACGGTGGATTGTCGATGAATCAGGCAAGCGCATAAAGCTGGCATGCGTAAATTGGCCGGCGCATCTAGAGGTGGTGGTGGCAGAAGGGCTGAGCATGAAGCCACTGGATGCTATTTCTGCAGAAATTCTTGACATGGGATTCAACTGTGTTAGACTAACATGGCCACTTTTCTTGTTTACGAATGATACATTGGCTTCTGTTACTGTCAAACAATCTTTCAAGAACCTGGGATTGGTCGAATCCAGTGCAGGTTTCCAGGCAAATAATCCATCACTGATTAATCTTACTCTCATCAATGCATACCAG GCAGTGGTCGCTAGTCTTGCTAGGAACGACGTGATGGTCATACTAGACAACCATATAAGCAAGCCGGGTTGGTGCTGCAGCAATTTTGATGACAATGGCTTTTTCGGAGACAAGTATTTCAACCCTGACACATGGATCAAGGGCCTAACAAAGGTTGCCACCACTTTCAATGGAACCAAAAATGTGGTTGGCATGGGCTTGAGGAATGAACTCAGAggtcctaaacaaaatattaatgATTGGTACAG GTAcatgcagaaaggagcagaagtAGTACATGCTGCCAACCCCAACGTTCTTGTCATTTTGTCCGGGCTGAAATTCGACAATGATCTATCTTTTCTTAATAGCAAACCTGTCAATTTGAGTTACTCTAACAAGACTGTGTTTGAGCTTCATTGGTATAGTTTCACAGATGGCACAGCATGGCAATCAGGCAACCCTAACCGAGTATGTGGGCAAGTTGTAGATGAGACAATGAAGAGAGCAACTTTTTTGCTGGAGCAAGGGTACCCCTTGTTTGTGAGTGAATTTGGGGTGGATATGAGGGGTATTAGTGTGAATGACCACAGATTCTTGAATTGTTTTGTTGGGTGGGCAGCCGAATTCGACGTGGATTGGGCATTGTGGGCTTTAACAGGAAGTTATTATTTAAGAGAAGGGGTGATTGGATTAGATGAAACTTATGGAGTTTATAATTGGAATTGGTGTGGAGCAAGGAACACAAGTATTTTACAAAAgttatctgttcttcaatctccATTTAGAG GGCCAGGTTACTCTGAAGCACGTCAACATAAGATACTTTTCCATCCCATGACAGGCCTATGTGTGAGAAGAATATTGTCATTACCAAAACCCCTGGTTTTAGGTTCATGCTCCGATGCCTCAGCATGGAGCTACACTCCGCAAAAAACCTTGACAATAAAAGGAACATATTTTTGCCTACAAGCAGACCAATTGGGGCAGCCCGCAAAGCTTGGTATAATCTGCGGCAGTGACAGCTCAAAATGGGAGGCTATTTCAGACTCTAAGATGCATCTGTCCACAAAACTCGAAGATGGCACCAGCGTGTGTTTGGACATAGATTCAGAGAAGAGCATTGTCACAAATAGTTGCAAATGTTTGGATAATAAGAACAATACGTGCGATCCAGGAAGCCAGTGGTTCAAAATCATCGACAGCACAAGACGCACGAATCTCGGGCTCCGTTCTGAAAAATGTAGCCAAGAATAA
- the LOC142556349 gene encoding mRNA export factor GLE1-like isoform X1 → MMELSKFRGAVNFELRCPPNINGMTADPQPDWSFDNLLSELDTIEKKLIANLDLTVPFDKKQPRNLRASKENYCSTGGFVMHVSDHGLGFSDSDTEEEVVNTSMFSGRRFGLDEVYMSDDSDYELPVDAQCHLMDKVGLAEGALHELNHEFQLYVLEEVRNKISILETNLVMENEKFASEIAKISKHRRTQQERERKFDLQYQRTIAEALDNHLTAVQRDHDHISQLEERRLRDDAAREEAKRKEKALIEEKIRQERIKAEEEARLQAERAEMAKVAAEAEKHYVEEKKQAAEAAATKNAVETLRNGVPMVLDYSKETLGQVAATGSDDKKQVSLSERNITRASKNALELEDKRLQIYEKLTSENEAIKGSSNQGKRRTGQNFNRLIKTISATVENVRTKADELVNIISSPEYPQSLSILSFAEKVVFNCENSQKSDGFIFSCSRVIVLVTSKIPLALDILMAELNRVCMYTVPKFVEYSSVLFQTREAYFKAIGYREIDGKIESTDSYVERLSSIMRLYGALVQTEIGGFQNLHGLKEGWAWIASFLNSLPANLYTAVALQHFLEMSGYALYRRYRNQFEKLLRIIAQDFLKALKEGNSDSVNAKLIKVKTSIINYIESSQFKKEPEGLQLRDHLDSNDFF, encoded by the exons ATGATGGAGTTGTCAAAATTCAGGGGAGCCGTTAATTTTGAACTTCGCTGTCCACCAAATATTAATGGGATGACGGCGGATCCACAACCTGATTGGAGCTTTGACAACTTACTATCAGAGCTTGATACGATCGAAAAGAAGCTCATCGCGAATTTAGATCTTACTGTACCTTTTGACAAGAAGCAGCCTAG AAACTTGAGAGCTTCAAAGGAGAATTATTGCAGCACAGGGGGATTTGTGATGCATGTATCAGATCATGGATTGGGTTTTTCTGATAGTGACACTGAAGAAGAGGTTGTTAACACATCCATGTTTTCAGGCAGAAGATTTGGTTTGGATGAAGTCTATATGAG TGATGATTCTGATTATGAGTTGCCTGTTGATGCTCAATGTCATTTGATGGATAAAGTGGGATTAGCAGAAGGTGCACTCCATGAGCTAAATCATGAATTTCAGCTTTATGTTTTG GAGGAAGtgagaaataaaatatcaatctTAGAGACAAATTTGGTTATGGAGAATGAGAAGTTTGCTTCTGAAATTGCTAAAATCAGCAAGCATAGAAGAACACAGCAAGAGAGGGAACGAAAATTTGATTTGCAGTATCAACGTACAAT CGCAGAAGCACTTGATAATCACCTTACAGCTGTACAAAGAGATCATGATCACATATCACAACTAGAAGAGAGAAGATTAAGAGACGACGCAGCTCGTGAAGAGGCTAAACGGAAAGAGAAGGCTCTCATAGAAGAAAAAATACGTCAAGAAAGGATCAAAGCTGAAGAAGAG GCTAGGCTACAAGCTGAGAGAGCTGAAATGGCTAAAGTGGCTGCCGAAGCTGAGAAACATTATGTTGAAGAAAAGAAGCAAGCTGCTGAAGCAGCTGCAACCAAAAATGCTGTTGAAACTTTAAGAAATGGTGTTCCCATGGTACTGGATTATTCGAAGGAAACTCTTGGGCAGGTTGCAGCTACAGGGTCTGACGATAAGAAACAGGTTTCATTATCAG AGAGAAATATTACTAGAGCTTCAAAAAATGCTTTAGAATTGGAGGATAAAAGACTACAGATTTATGAAAAGTTGACGTCTGAAAATGAGGCCATTAAAGGAAGTTCTAATCAG GGTAAGCGAAGAACTGGACAGAATTTCAATAGGCTGATTAAAACCATCTCTGCTACTGTAGAAAATGTCAG aaCAAAAGCAGATGAGTTGGTCAATATAATCAGCAGTCCGGAATATCCTCAGTCCCTCAGTATCCTGTCCTTCGCAGAAAAG GTGGTCTTCAACTGTGAAAATTCTCAAAAGAGCGACGGATTTATTTTTTCCTGTAGTCGTGTCATTGTTCTCGTCACCTCCAAG ATTCCATTGGCTTTGGACATTCTCATGGCAGAGTTGAACAGAGTTTGCATGTACACTGTGCCCAAATTTGTAGAATACTCTTCG GTATTGTTTCAAACCAGAGAAGCTTATTTCAAAGCTATTGGCTACAGGGAAATAGATGGAAAGATCGAGAGCACTGATAGTTATGTAGAGAGATTGAGTTCAATCATGAGACTCTATGGAGCTTTAGTGCAG ACTGAAATTGGTGGCTTTCAGAATCTCCATGGACTTAAAGAAGGTTGGGCATGGATTGCAAGTTTTCTAAATTCTCTCCCGGCTAATCTTTATACCGCTGTTGCACTTCAACATTTTCTTGAA ATGTCTGGATATGCCCTTTACCGAAGATACAGAAATCAATTTGAGAAGTTGCTGAGGATTATTGCCCAAGACTTTCTCAAAGCACTAAAAGAAGGCAATTCAGATTCAGTAAATGCCAAGCTGATCAAGGTGAAAACGTCTATCATTAATTACATAGAATCAAGCCAGTTCAAGAAGGAACCAGAAGGATTGCAACTGAGAGACCATTTGGATTCGAATGATTTTTTTTGA
- the LOC142556352 gene encoding E3 ubiquitin-protein ligase RGLG2-like isoform X1, whose protein sequence is MMHIISLQSDSDAYSRKEAEFALSALMEIPSQYLATIELNILGSHQAGNPPSRTVLPPPSHGRVSSSGSSFMPYGSSSFPHSTLFYSAHESPSSNMYDNKGCPICKSHSKDMAFGCGHQTCCDCGIGLVYCPICRSTITTRIKLYP, encoded by the exons ATGATGCATATCATTTCTCTACAATCAGATTCAG ATGCTTATTCAAGAAAAGAGGCGGAATTTGCCCTCTCAGCCCTGATGGAAATACCTTCTCAGTACCTTGCAACCATAGAACTCAACATACTCGG CAGCCATCAGGCTGGGAATCCTCCAAGCAGAACTGTGCTTCCGCCACCTTCTCATGGCAGAGTTTCTTCCAGCGGCAGTTCATTTATGCCGTATGGTTCAAGCAGTTTTCCGCACAGTACTCTGTTTTATTCTGCCCATGAATCACCATCGAGCAATATGTATGACAACAAG GGTTGTCCAATTTGTAAGAGCCACTCAAAAGACATGGCTTTTGGCTGTGGACATCAG ACCTGTTGTGACTGTGGAATAGGCCTTGTTTATTGTCCGATATGCCGAAGCACGATCACGACAAGAATAAAATTGTATCCATAG
- the LOC142556348 gene encoding LOW QUALITY PROTEIN: protein SIEVE ELEMENT OCCLUSION B-like (The sequence of the model RefSeq protein was modified relative to this genomic sequence to represent the inferred CDS: deleted 1 base in 1 codon) yields MASQDVFPKTKNVTFATEKVQPTKSPIINGLVKDFETDQRLRPSHEIEHNIINPLQLSAPVPGRGQLMKGGGERAFFSADDSALTKQILGTHSPEIEDFDVKPVLFIVEDIINLAKPLTADSTAVAPIRAHLDTLDNKVISSSYHDTVTQSSYHDTEIVQLMAFPINKVSSEIICKCTSGTEAHSLTMDLLKSLSNYSWDAKVVITFAAFSINYGEFWLVEQLHAKNPLAKNIATLKDLPSTMEHSSDLRKKFVAVVELLTAITKVTHCIIEFKELPSLYITRESPEVEAATAHIPIAVYWVIRSLLVSASVLLNLIGTGNEYISSTAESWEISSLAHKLSVMMEHLQKQLQICKGLIDRKKTEDSYTAFKKLMEVAHIDNMKVLRAMIRATDDQRPLYDGSKRFNERLDGLRAKYVLLLISDLNLPHEELNVLHMIYNQQQIRHEYEVLWLPIVNQTNSLSQSQEIQFKELKNNNMPWYSVDHPSLIEQVAIRYIQEVWKFVHMPMLVVLDPQGKPSNLDALPMMWIWGSLAFPFTKTREVALWSENTWNIGLLADSIDPRIPDWIRDNKVICLYGGEDIDWIRRFSVSARAAANALNVPLEMLYVGKRNPKDKVRRCHEIIDREKLSHIFSLKEYYDYVWYFWMRLWSMWNSKKNTALTVDDDHVMQQIMDLMTFDSSDQGWAVFSQGNSEMTKGKGDIVLPVLEAYNTWGYKVDHPDKFVTVLDAEIRAIHPEHHCNRLILPGHAGYIPEQVVCSECGKIMDKYVMYRCCTD; encoded by the exons ATGGCTAGCCAGGACGTGTTTCCTAAGACAAAGAATGTTACATTTGCCACCGAAAAGGTACAACCTACTAAATCTCCGATCATCAATGGGCTCGTGAAGGATTTCGAAACTGATCAACGGTTAAGGCCAAGCCATGAAATCGAACACAACATCATCAACCCCCTGCAACTGAGTGCGCCGGTGCCTGGTAGAGGCCAGCTCATGAAAGGTGGGGGGGAACGTGCCTTCTTTTCGGCAGATGATAGTGCACTTACCAAGCAAATTCTCGGAACCCATTCTCCAGAAATCGAAGATTTTGATGTCAAACCGGTTCTTTTCATAGTGGAGGATATCATCAACCTGGCAAAACCTTTGACTGCTGATTCTACTGCT GTTGCTCCAATTCGAGCCCATTTGGACACGCTTGATAACAAGGTCATCTCCAGTTCCTACCATGATACCGTCACTCAAAGTTCTTACCACGACACTGAAATAGTTCAACTAATGGCATTTCCCATCAACAAGGTTTCCAGTGAG ATAATATGCAAATGTACTTCCGGAACAGAAGCGCATTCACTAACCATGGACCTCCTAAAATCACTATCAAACTACTCATGGGATGCCAAGGTGGTCATTACCTTTGCTGCTTTCTCCATCAACTATGGCGAGTTCTGGCTCGTTGAGCAACTTCACGCCAAAAATCCACTAGCCAAGAATATTGCCACACTCAAAGATTTACCTAGCACAATGGAACATTCCAGTGATTTGAGAAAGAAATTTGTGGCAGTAGTTGAGCTCTTAACTGCAATAACGAAGGTGACCCACTGTATTATAGAATTCAAGGAGCTTCCATCTCTGTACATTACCCGCGAATCACCAGAAGTGGAGGCTGCCACTGCTCATATTCCAATAGCTGTTTATTGGGTCATAAGGAGTCTTCTGGTCAGTGCATCCGTTCTCTTGAACCTTATCGGCACTGGTAACGA GTACATCTCGTCAACTGCTGAGTCATGGGAGATATCAAGTTTGGCCCATAAGCTCTCAGTCATGATGGAG CACCTACAAAAGCAACTGCAGATTTGTAAGGGCTTAATCG ATAGGAAGAAGACTGAAGATTCGTACACTGCATTCAAAAAACTTATGGAGGTTGCTCACATTGACAATATGAAAGTATTGAGGGCGATGATTCGTGCCACGGATGATCAAAGGCCACTCTATGATGGTTCTAAAAGATTTAAT GAAAGGCTCGACGGACTGAGGGCAAAGTACGTACTACTGCTGATTTCAGATCTCAACCTGCCTCACGAAGAACTAAATGTCCTTCATATGATCTACAACCAACAACAAATAAGGCATGAGTACGAGGTTTTATGGCTTCCCATAGTCAACCAAACAAACTCACTTTCCCAATCACAGGAGATACAATTTAAGGAACTGAAGAACAATAATATGCCATGGTATTCAGTGGACCACCCTTCACTGATTGAACAGGTAGCCATCAGATACATCCAAGAGGTCTGGAAATTTGTCCACATGCCAATGCTCGTAGTATTGGATCCACAGGGGAAACCATCCAATCTTGACGCTTTACCCATGATGTGGATTTGGGGTAGTTTGGCTTTCCCCTTCACTAAAACCAGGGAGGTGGCTCTCTGGTCAGAAAACACCTGGAACATCGGACTGTTAGCAGATTCCATTGATCCACGAATTCCAGACTGG ATCAGGGACAACAAAGTGATATGCTTGTACGGAGGGGAGGACATTGACTGGATCCGTAGGTTCAGTGTGTCAGCCAGAGCAGCTGCTAATGCCCTAAACGTACCTCTGGAAATGCTATATGTCGGTAAGCGCAACCCAAAGGATAAAGTCCGACGCTGCCATGAAATAATCGATCGAGAGAAACTGAGCCACATCTTCTCGCTCAAGGAATACTATGACTATGTCTGGTACTTCTGGATGAGGCTGTGGAGCATGTGGAACTCCAAGAAAAACACTGCCTTGACGGTGGATGACGACCATGTGATGCAGCAGATCATGGACTTGATGACATTTGACAGCAGTGACCAAGGGTGGGCAGTTTTTAGCCAGGGAAACAGTGAGATGACAAAGGGAAAAGGCGACATAGTGCTGCCAGTTTTAGAAGCTTACAATACTTGGGGGTATAAGGTGGATCATCCTGACAAGTTTGTGACCGTGCTGGATGCAGAGATACGTGCTATCCACCCTGAACACCACTGTAACCGCCTGATCCTGCCAGGGCATGCTGGATATATCCCTGAGCAGGTGGTTTGCTCAGAGTGTGGCAAGATCATGGATAAGTACGTCATGTACAGATGCTGCACCGACTAG
- the LOC142556349 gene encoding mRNA export factor GLE1-like isoform X2 produces MGAVNFELRCPPNINGMTADPQPDWSFDNLLSELDTIEKKLIANLDLTVPFDKKQPRNLRASKENYCSTGGFVMHVSDHGLGFSDSDTEEEVVNTSMFSGRRFGLDEVYMSDDSDYELPVDAQCHLMDKVGLAEGALHELNHEFQLYVLEEVRNKISILETNLVMENEKFASEIAKISKHRRTQQERERKFDLQYQRTIAEALDNHLTAVQRDHDHISQLEERRLRDDAAREEAKRKEKALIEEKIRQERIKAEEEARLQAERAEMAKVAAEAEKHYVEEKKQAAEAAATKNAVETLRNGVPMVLDYSKETLGQVAATGSDDKKQVSLSERNITRASKNALELEDKRLQIYEKLTSENEAIKGSSNQGKRRTGQNFNRLIKTISATVENVRTKADELVNIISSPEYPQSLSILSFAEKVVFNCENSQKSDGFIFSCSRVIVLVTSKIPLALDILMAELNRVCMYTVPKFVEYSSVLFQTREAYFKAIGYREIDGKIESTDSYVERLSSIMRLYGALVQTEIGGFQNLHGLKEGWAWIASFLNSLPANLYTAVALQHFLEMSGYALYRRYRNQFEKLLRIIAQDFLKALKEGNSDSVNAKLIKVKTSIINYIESSQFKKEPEGLQLRDHLDSNDFF; encoded by the exons AT GGGAGCCGTTAATTTTGAACTTCGCTGTCCACCAAATATTAATGGGATGACGGCGGATCCACAACCTGATTGGAGCTTTGACAACTTACTATCAGAGCTTGATACGATCGAAAAGAAGCTCATCGCGAATTTAGATCTTACTGTACCTTTTGACAAGAAGCAGCCTAG AAACTTGAGAGCTTCAAAGGAGAATTATTGCAGCACAGGGGGATTTGTGATGCATGTATCAGATCATGGATTGGGTTTTTCTGATAGTGACACTGAAGAAGAGGTTGTTAACACATCCATGTTTTCAGGCAGAAGATTTGGTTTGGATGAAGTCTATATGAG TGATGATTCTGATTATGAGTTGCCTGTTGATGCTCAATGTCATTTGATGGATAAAGTGGGATTAGCAGAAGGTGCACTCCATGAGCTAAATCATGAATTTCAGCTTTATGTTTTG GAGGAAGtgagaaataaaatatcaatctTAGAGACAAATTTGGTTATGGAGAATGAGAAGTTTGCTTCTGAAATTGCTAAAATCAGCAAGCATAGAAGAACACAGCAAGAGAGGGAACGAAAATTTGATTTGCAGTATCAACGTACAAT CGCAGAAGCACTTGATAATCACCTTACAGCTGTACAAAGAGATCATGATCACATATCACAACTAGAAGAGAGAAGATTAAGAGACGACGCAGCTCGTGAAGAGGCTAAACGGAAAGAGAAGGCTCTCATAGAAGAAAAAATACGTCAAGAAAGGATCAAAGCTGAAGAAGAG GCTAGGCTACAAGCTGAGAGAGCTGAAATGGCTAAAGTGGCTGCCGAAGCTGAGAAACATTATGTTGAAGAAAAGAAGCAAGCTGCTGAAGCAGCTGCAACCAAAAATGCTGTTGAAACTTTAAGAAATGGTGTTCCCATGGTACTGGATTATTCGAAGGAAACTCTTGGGCAGGTTGCAGCTACAGGGTCTGACGATAAGAAACAGGTTTCATTATCAG AGAGAAATATTACTAGAGCTTCAAAAAATGCTTTAGAATTGGAGGATAAAAGACTACAGATTTATGAAAAGTTGACGTCTGAAAATGAGGCCATTAAAGGAAGTTCTAATCAG GGTAAGCGAAGAACTGGACAGAATTTCAATAGGCTGATTAAAACCATCTCTGCTACTGTAGAAAATGTCAG aaCAAAAGCAGATGAGTTGGTCAATATAATCAGCAGTCCGGAATATCCTCAGTCCCTCAGTATCCTGTCCTTCGCAGAAAAG GTGGTCTTCAACTGTGAAAATTCTCAAAAGAGCGACGGATTTATTTTTTCCTGTAGTCGTGTCATTGTTCTCGTCACCTCCAAG ATTCCATTGGCTTTGGACATTCTCATGGCAGAGTTGAACAGAGTTTGCATGTACACTGTGCCCAAATTTGTAGAATACTCTTCG GTATTGTTTCAAACCAGAGAAGCTTATTTCAAAGCTATTGGCTACAGGGAAATAGATGGAAAGATCGAGAGCACTGATAGTTATGTAGAGAGATTGAGTTCAATCATGAGACTCTATGGAGCTTTAGTGCAG ACTGAAATTGGTGGCTTTCAGAATCTCCATGGACTTAAAGAAGGTTGGGCATGGATTGCAAGTTTTCTAAATTCTCTCCCGGCTAATCTTTATACCGCTGTTGCACTTCAACATTTTCTTGAA ATGTCTGGATATGCCCTTTACCGAAGATACAGAAATCAATTTGAGAAGTTGCTGAGGATTATTGCCCAAGACTTTCTCAAAGCACTAAAAGAAGGCAATTCAGATTCAGTAAATGCCAAGCTGATCAAGGTGAAAACGTCTATCATTAATTACATAGAATCAAGCCAGTTCAAGAAGGAACCAGAAGGATTGCAACTGAGAGACCATTTGGATTCGAATGATTTTTTTTGA